The Nostoc sp. 'Lobaria pulmonaria (5183) cyanobiont' genome window below encodes:
- a CDS encoding sucrose synthase encodes MSELLQAVLDSEERSDLRSFLSELRQQEKKYLLRNDILNVYSEYCSKSQKPETFYTSSELGKLIYYTQEIIQEDSNFCFIIRSKIASQEVYWLTSDLSIEPMTVQDLLDLRDRLVNKYHPNEGGLLELDFGPFYDYSPVIRDPKNIGKGVEFLNRYLSSQLFQDSKQLLDSLLNFLRLHQYNGVQLLLNDRIQSQQLLSQQVKKAITFVSDRPDDEPYEQFRFQLQSMGFEPGWGNTAARVGETLNILDELIDSADPQTLEAFISRVPMIFRIVLVSAHGWFGQEGVLGRPDTGGQVVYVLDQAKSLEKQLQEDVLLAGLEKLNVQPKVIILTRLIPNSDGTLCNQRLEKVHDTENAWILRVPLRDFNPNMTQNWISRFEFWPYLETFAIDSERELRAEFHGTPDLIVGNYTDGNLVAFLLARRLKVTQCNVAHALEKSKYLFSNLYWQELEEKYHFSLQFTADLIAMNAANFVISSTYQEIVGTPDSVGQYESYKCFTMPELYHVTNGIELFSPKFNVVPPGVNENNYFPYTRNKDRVESDRQRLAEMLFTLEDPTQIFGKLDDPNKRPLFSMARLDHIKNLTGLAECYGQSKELQEHCNLILVAGKLRVEESGDNEERDEIIKLYQIIDQYNLHGKIRWLGVRLTKTDSGEIYRVIADHQGIFVQPALFEAFGLTILEAMVSGLPTFATQFGGPLEIIQDKVNGFYINPTNLEETATKIIEFITKCEQNPNYWNEISQRGVDRVYSTYTWKIHTTKLLSLARIYGFWNFTSKENREDLLRYIEALFYLIYKPRAQQLLEQHKYR; translated from the coding sequence ATGTCTGAATTGCTTCAAGCAGTCTTAGATAGTGAAGAAAGAAGTGATTTACGTTCCTTTCTTAGTGAATTACGCCAACAAGAAAAGAAGTACTTGCTGCGGAACGATATACTCAATGTATATAGTGAGTATTGCTCCAAGTCCCAAAAACCTGAGACTTTTTACACTTCTTCGGAGTTAGGCAAACTCATTTACTATACTCAGGAAATAATTCAGGAGGACTCAAACTTCTGTTTCATCATCCGTTCTAAGATTGCCAGCCAAGAAGTTTATTGGTTGACATCAGACTTAAGCATTGAGCCGATGACGGTGCAGGATTTGTTGGATCTACGCGATCGCTTGGTGAACAAATATCATCCTAACGAGGGCGGCCTGCTAGAATTGGACTTCGGCCCGTTTTATGACTACTCCCCAGTCATCCGCGACCCCAAAAATATTGGTAAGGGGGTAGAATTTCTCAACCGCTATCTTTCCAGCCAACTATTTCAAGACTCCAAACAATTGCTGGATAGCTTGTTGAATTTCTTGCGTTTGCACCAATACAACGGTGTTCAGCTGCTGCTCAACGATCGCATTCAATCACAGCAGCTACTTTCCCAACAAGTTAAAAAAGCCATAACTTTTGTTAGCGATCGCCCCGATGATGAACCTTACGAACAATTCCGATTCCAATTGCAGTCAATGGGTTTTGAGCCAGGTTGGGGTAACACCGCAGCGCGAGTGGGGGAAACTTTAAATATTCTCGATGAATTGATTGATTCTGCCGATCCTCAGACCCTAGAAGCTTTCATTTCTCGTGTGCCGATGATTTTTAGAATCGTCTTGGTGTCAGCTCACGGTTGGTTTGGGCAAGAGGGAGTTTTAGGGCGTCCCGATACCGGCGGGCAGGTAGTTTACGTCCTTGACCAGGCAAAGAGCCTAGAGAAGCAGCTACAAGAAGATGTCCTGCTTGCGGGTTTAGAGAAATTGAATGTCCAGCCAAAGGTAATTATTCTCACCCGCTTGATTCCCAATAGTGATGGTACTCTTTGTAATCAACGGCTAGAAAAAGTCCACGATACCGAAAATGCCTGGATTTTGCGAGTGCCTTTACGGGATTTTAACCCTAACATGACTCAAAACTGGATTTCCCGGTTTGAGTTTTGGCCTTATCTAGAAACTTTTGCCATTGATTCCGAAAGAGAACTAAGGGCAGAATTTCACGGCACACCTGACTTAATAGTTGGAAACTATACTGATGGGAATTTAGTAGCATTCTTGCTGGCGCGACGGCTGAAAGTTACTCAATGCAATGTTGCCCATGCTTTAGAAAAATCTAAATACTTGTTCAGTAACCTCTACTGGCAAGAATTAGAGGAGAAATATCATTTTTCTTTGCAATTCACTGCTGATTTGATTGCGATGAATGCAGCCAATTTTGTGATTAGCAGCACCTACCAAGAAATTGTCGGAACACCGGATAGTGTGGGACAGTATGAGTCTTATAAGTGCTTCACCATGCCGGAGTTATACCATGTTACCAATGGCATTGAATTATTTAGTCCCAAATTTAATGTTGTACCGCCTGGAGTAAACGAAAATAATTACTTCCCCTACACCCGGAATAAAGACCGCGTGGAGAGCGATCGCCAACGCCTTGCAGAAATGCTTTTTACTCTGGAAGACCCCACGCAAATCTTTGGCAAACTCGACGATCCTAACAAGCGCCCTCTCTTCTCAATGGCGCGTCTTGACCACATCAAAAACCTCACAGGTTTAGCTGAATGTTATGGTCAAAGTAAAGAATTACAAGAGCATTGCAATTTAATTTTGGTGGCGGGTAAATTGCGCGTCGAAGAATCAGGCGACAACGAAGAACGTGACGAAATTATCAAACTTTACCAAATTATTGATCAGTACAATCTCCACGGGAAAATTCGGTGGCTGGGTGTGCGCCTGACTAAAACTGATTCTGGTGAAATTTACCGAGTCATTGCCGATCATCAGGGAATTTTTGTACAACCAGCTTTATTTGAAGCTTTTGGTTTAACAATTTTAGAAGCAATGGTTTCAGGATTGCCAACTTTTGCCACACAGTTTGGTGGGCCATTAGAGATTATTCAAGATAAGGTGAATGGATTTTATATTAACCCGACAAATTTAGAGGAGACAGCCACAAAAATTATAGAATTCATTACTAAATGCGAACAAAATCCCAACTATTGGAATGAAATTTCGCAGCGAGGAGTTGACCGAGTTTACAGCACCTATACTTGGAAAATTCACACTACCAAGCTGTTATCGTTAGCAAGAATTTATGGCTTCTGGAACTTTACCTCAAAAGAAAATCGGGAAGATTTGTTACGCTATATAGAGGCTTTGTTCTATTTAATTTACAAGCCAAGAGCGCAACAGCTATTAGAGCAGCATAAGTACCGTTAG
- a CDS encoding peptidoglycan-binding domain-containing protein: MTEISLMMTGELTIRQASGANLPQQQLFQMENDVNQSKQSQLEIAAKVTPPEFMQTDGISQASLSALKLEKERILQKISKKNLGLVSSNLGKPKKSFQSGGKVRTKATGRFQKFSSQLPTLYFGSSGIAVRALQQLLVSNGYAVRVDGIFGALTETAIKAFQNQQNLGVDGIVGQRTWSALTI; encoded by the coding sequence ATGACTGAAATTAGCCTGATGATGACGGGCGAGTTAACAATAAGACAAGCATCTGGGGCTAATTTGCCACAGCAGCAATTATTTCAGATGGAAAATGACGTAAACCAGTCAAAACAGAGTCAGTTAGAGATAGCTGCTAAAGTTACACCACCTGAATTCATGCAGACAGATGGGATTTCCCAGGCTTCTCTCTCAGCGCTGAAACTAGAAAAAGAACGCATACTTCAGAAAATCAGCAAAAAGAATCTGGGACTAGTTTCTTCTAACTTAGGTAAGCCTAAGAAATCTTTTCAGTCTGGAGGTAAAGTCCGTACAAAGGCTACAGGACGGTTCCAGAAGTTTAGCAGCCAACTACCGACTCTTTATTTTGGTAGTTCTGGTATTGCTGTCAGAGCCTTACAACAGCTATTAGTGTCTAACGGTTATGCTGTGAGGGTGGATGGGATTTTTGGCGCACTAACAGAGACTGCTATCAAAGCCTTTCAAAATCAGCAAAATTTAGGAGTAGATGGAATAGTTGGTCAACGAACTTGGAGTGCATTGACAATTTAG
- a CDS encoding ROK family protein, translating to MVEENGSIRTLSVDIGGSGVKAMVLDITGNPITKRARLDTPQPATPEVVINAIVELAAAQSEFHRVSVGFPGVVRSGVTETAVNLHPDWIGFNLETALLKHLNKPVRVINDADMQGFGAIAGKGVELVITLGTGFGSALFVDGKLVPNMEMGHHPFRKGETFEQQLGRAELEKIGEKRWNRRLEKAIASLQHLFNYDYLYIGGGEAVRVNLQLPLNVKLIPNITGLLGGIALWRDEKR from the coding sequence ATGGTTGAAGAAAATGGATCGATTCGTACCCTATCGGTTGATATTGGCGGTAGTGGCGTTAAGGCTATGGTTTTAGATATTACAGGGAATCCTATAACGAAAAGGGCGCGTTTAGATACACCTCAACCTGCGACACCGGAGGTTGTAATTAATGCAATTGTTGAGTTAGCAGCGGCTCAAAGTGAATTTCATCGCGTTTCGGTCGGTTTTCCTGGTGTGGTACGGTCTGGAGTCACAGAGACAGCCGTAAACTTACATCCAGATTGGATTGGATTTAATTTGGAAACAGCATTATTAAAACACTTAAACAAGCCTGTACGGGTGATTAATGATGCAGACATGCAGGGTTTTGGTGCGATCGCAGGTAAAGGTGTCGAATTGGTGATTACTCTGGGTACGGGGTTTGGTTCGGCTTTATTTGTAGATGGTAAGCTAGTACCAAATATGGAAATGGGGCATCATCCGTTTCGCAAAGGGGAGACTTTCGAGCAGCAGTTGGGGCGTGCAGAGTTAGAAAAAATTGGTGAGAAAAGATGGAATAGGCGTTTAGAAAAAGCGATCGCATCTTTGCAACATCTGTTTAATTATGACTACCTTTACATTGGCGGTGGTGAAGCTGTGAGAGTGAATTTACAGCTACCGTTAAATGTCAAACTCATCCCCAATATCACTGGTTTATTAGGCGGTATTGCTTTGTGGCGAGATGAAAAAAGGTAA
- a CDS encoding 2TM domain-containing protein → MTAFEPQSIRSYSQEDVQQILHLAIARQADDKDTEFSYEHILEIAAELEISPESLKLAERDWVLQQGQVQQRKAFDAYRIRRFQKRLSKYAIFNGFFILLDLITGGGISWSLYILLFCGLPVALDVWNTFQIKGEEYEMAFQKWSRNHQIKKTISTVLNKWFKVLQA, encoded by the coding sequence ATGACGGCCTTTGAACCTCAAAGCATCCGCTCGTATAGCCAAGAAGATGTCCAACAAATTCTGCACTTAGCGATCGCTCGTCAAGCAGATGATAAAGACACAGAATTTTCTTATGAGCATATATTAGAAATTGCTGCTGAGTTAGAAATTTCACCTGAGTCTTTAAAATTAGCAGAACGCGATTGGGTATTACAACAAGGCCAAGTTCAACAGCGAAAAGCTTTTGACGCCTACCGCATCAGAAGATTTCAGAAGCGTTTAAGCAAATATGCAATTTTCAATGGCTTTTTTATACTGCTTGATTTAATCACTGGTGGCGGAATTTCTTGGTCGCTGTACATTTTACTATTCTGTGGATTGCCTGTAGCGCTTGATGTCTGGAATACCTTTCAAATTAAAGGCGAAGAGTATGAAATGGCATTCCAAAAATGGAGTCGTAACCATCAGATTAAGAAAACCATTAGCACAGTTTTGAATAAGTGGTTTAAAGTATTACAGGCTTAA
- a CDS encoding phycobiliprotein lyase produces the protein MNIEEFFQLSAGKWFSHRTSQHLAFNQSEHSKSDIIIEALAVDHPEAVKLCQSYNINPSSASCATKIIWNGTMDKDQTKHSGSIVLVSVPDADNPTQGRLLREIVDANKTPVAGRYKIDSDGALILTTEDETIFSEERLWFASPNLRMRVNVLKSFGGFSITSFTSEIRMGGFPPPEKVSEAANSVSS, from the coding sequence ATGAATATTGAAGAGTTTTTTCAGTTAAGTGCTGGTAAATGGTTTTCTCATCGTACTAGTCAACATTTGGCTTTTAACCAATCGGAACATAGCAAGTCAGATATTATCATTGAGGCGCTGGCAGTAGATCATCCAGAAGCCGTCAAGCTGTGTCAAAGTTATAATATTAATCCTAGTTCTGCTTCCTGTGCTACCAAAATTATCTGGAATGGCACAATGGACAAGGATCAAACAAAACATAGTGGTTCAATTGTGTTAGTTTCAGTACCTGATGCGGATAATCCCACCCAAGGCAGGTTACTGAGAGAAATAGTTGATGCCAATAAAACTCCAGTTGCCGGACGCTATAAAATTGACAGCGATGGTGCTTTGATCCTAACTACAGAAGATGAAACCATCTTCTCAGAGGAACGCCTGTGGTTTGCTAGCCCCAATTTGCGAATGCGGGTAAATGTCCTCAAGAGTTTTGGTGGATTTAGTATTACTTCCTTCACTTCTGAGATTCGTATGGGTGGCTTTCCACCCCCTGAGAAGGTTTCCGAGGCGGCTAATTCAGTATCTAGTTAG
- a CDS encoding HEAT repeat domain-containing protein, producing the protein MAALSLQEISTQLESPNLRDRMVALANLRHVAAEDAVPLIKKVLDDESLQLRSMAIFALGIKPTPECYSILVKILENDPDYGIRADAAGALGYLGDARAFEVLSRAFYEDTDWLVRFSAAVSLGNIKDPRAHQILIQALDSKEVVLQQAAISALGEIQDIESVDKILRFAQSDDWLVRQRLAEALGNLPTPKSVSALKYLEKDNHFNVAEAARIGLKKLEEIGNQA; encoded by the coding sequence ATGGCAGCTCTAAGCTTACAAGAAATTTCTACTCAGCTAGAAAGTCCGAATTTACGCGATCGCATGGTAGCCCTTGCTAATCTGCGTCACGTTGCGGCTGAGGATGCAGTTCCTTTGATTAAAAAGGTACTAGACGACGAATCTTTGCAACTGCGATCGATGGCAATATTTGCTCTGGGAATCAAGCCAACGCCAGAATGTTATTCTATTTTGGTAAAAATTCTCGAAAATGACCCTGATTATGGTATCCGCGCTGATGCCGCCGGTGCTTTAGGATATTTGGGTGATGCCAGAGCCTTTGAGGTACTTTCACGGGCATTTTATGAAGATACTGATTGGCTAGTACGTTTTAGTGCAGCTGTTTCTCTAGGTAATATTAAAGATCCCCGTGCCCATCAAATTCTTATTCAGGCATTGGATAGCAAAGAAGTCGTATTGCAACAAGCTGCAATCTCTGCACTGGGAGAAATTCAAGACATCGAATCTGTAGATAAGATTCTGCGCTTCGCCCAATCAGATGATTGGTTAGTGAGGCAGCGTTTGGCAGAAGCCTTGGGAAATCTTCCCACTCCCAAGAGTGTCTCAGCTTTAAAATACCTGGAAAAAGACAATCATTTCAACGTTGCTGAGGCAGCCAGAATTGGCCTCAAGAAGCTTGAGGAAATAGGCAATCAAGCTTAA
- the aroH gene encoding chorismate mutase, which translates to MKPYLAQLHKELVLETNNVLDSEEIVSVTFSATPDLDAMFPPAVARRRPGWDQIPLLDVQQMQVANSLDRCIRVLIHLNTPLPRNALRPVYLHRAAQLRPDIALLR; encoded by the coding sequence TTGAAGCCTTATTTAGCGCAGCTTCATAAAGAATTGGTATTAGAAACAAACAATGTTTTAGACTCTGAGGAAATTGTCAGTGTTACCTTTTCTGCAACTCCAGACTTGGATGCAATGTTTCCGCCTGCGGTGGCACGTCGTCGTCCTGGTTGGGATCAAATTCCTTTGCTAGATGTGCAACAGATGCAGGTTGCCAATAGCCTCGATCGCTGTATTCGGGTGCTAATCCACTTAAACACTCCTCTACCCCGGAATGCATTACGCCCAGTCTATCTGCATCGTGCTGCTCAGTTACGTCCAGATATAGCATTGTTACGTTAG